Proteins encoded together in one Anoxybacillus flavithermus window:
- a CDS encoding HNH endonuclease — protein sequence MIEVFVAEIAKKEIGSLLKDIPTFVKDLNATEVLNYAEADKPLYEQEMSKKDIIDLNRINGDLSEVQVDKQLQELYPERQRHTVIDEAHFPIARIETINDHLEGTVHPETGVPFEAKVIELTDGTRIEGVFPQFDPTFDVQLPENMYLDTDYRQFSYANQQLKEAIQQNPELAKRFNALQLEQIEEGETPDGFTWHHSEEVGKLQLVDERIHALTGHTGGRNIWGGGSPHR from the coding sequence ATGATTGAAGTTTTTGTAGCAGAAATAGCCAAGAAAGAAATTGGCTCATTATTAAAAGATATCCCGACATTTGTGAAGGATTTGAATGCTACTGAGGTATTAAACTATGCAGAAGCGGACAAACCTTTATATGAACAAGAAATGAGTAAAAAAGATATTATTGACCTAAACCGTATAAACGGCGATTTAAGCGAAGTACAAGTGGATAAACAGTTACAAGAACTATATCCTGAACGACAGAGACATACGGTTATTGATGAAGCACATTTTCCTATCGCTAGAATAGAGACAATTAATGATCATTTAGAAGGAACTGTTCACCCAGAAACAGGTGTACCATTTGAAGCAAAAGTAATTGAACTTACAGACGGCACGAGAATTGAGGGGGTTTTTCCGCAATTCGACCCCACTTTTGATGTGCAATTACCTGAAAATATGTATTTAGACACTGATTACCGGCAATTTTCCTATGCAAATCAACAACTTAAAGAAGCGATTCAACAAAACCCGGAATTGGCTAAGCGGTTTAATGCTCTTCAGCTTGAACAGATTGAAGAAGGGGAAACACCAGATGGATTTACATGGCATCATAGTGAGGAAGTCGGGAAATTACAATTAGTTGATGAAAGGATTCATGCTCTAACAGGTCATACTGGAGGACGGAATATATGGGGTGGAGGTTCGCCGCACCGTTAA
- a CDS encoding SMI1/KNR4 family protein: MFPQIEWKFTKSPIDRETISNIEKYFDIEFPEEYKKIVLNYNGARPKPNVYDTEKTKERTVKSLLSLHQKDEGNILDVMNWISGRLPSKFIPFANDDSGNYLCFDYSKNHKNPPIYLWLHEENMAEKVSESFVSFLSKLYLP; the protein is encoded by the coding sequence ATGTTTCCGCAAATTGAATGGAAATTTACTAAGTCACCAATTGATAGAGAGACCATTTCTAATATTGAGAAGTATTTTGATATAGAATTTCCAGAAGAATATAAGAAAATTGTATTAAATTATAACGGGGCTAGACCGAAACCTAACGTATACGATACCGAAAAAACAAAAGAACGTACAGTTAAATCATTATTATCTTTACATCAAAAAGATGAGGGAAATATTTTGGATGTAATGAATTGGATATCAGGAAGACTACCTTCTAAGTTTATCCCATTTGCAAATGATGATAGTGGTAATTACTTATGTTTTGATTACAGTAAAAATCACAAAAATCCTCCAATTTACCTATGGCTTCATGAAGAAAATATGGCTGAAAAAGTAAGCGAAAGTTTTGTAAGCTTTTTATCGAAACTTTATTTACCATAG
- a CDS encoding IS630-like element ISBs2 family transposase (programmed frameshift), whose product MMPNHKDEIEKLSTAMKEAKSKRAYERYQAICLHLQGYTKGEIATIIGRSKKTIYNYIHAYAQRGLDGLEMKYSPGAPRRLTPEQEKELALIIEHQLPVDVGFEAKYNWTLAIIAELIQQKWGPTYTLRGTSDILHRLGLSYTKPTYTLANADEEKQKEFVEITFPEVKKLVDGNIAHVLFQDESMIRDYQAIQKTWFVKGKQRIIPTFGKHQGLKLIGTLNYETGEVFCIEEERYDAETFLRFLQLVLERYPTGKIVMILDNARIHHAKLIQPFLKEHEDRLELVFLPPYSPQLNLIEGLWKWLKSDVIYNVFYSSVQEIRKNVQAFIQRINQKPEQTIDRLCVQL is encoded by the exons ATGATGCCAAATCACAAAGACGAGATCGAAAAGTTGTCCACTGCCATGAAAGAAGCAAAAAGTAAACGAGCATATGAACGCTACCAAGCGATTTGTCTTCATTTGCAGGGATATACCAAAGGAGAAATCGCAACGATTATTGGTCGATCCAAGAAAACTATTTATAACTATATTCATGCCTACGCCCAGCGCGGTCTTGATGGACTGGAGATGAAATACTCACCTGGCGCCCCACGTCGATTGACCCCTGAGCAGGAAAAAGAGCTGGCTTTGATCATTGAACATCAGCTCCCCGTAGATGTGGGATTCGAAGCAAAATATAATTGGACGCTTGCGATAATCGCTGAACTCATTCAACAAAAGTGGGGGCCAACATACACGCTTCGCGGAACAAGTGACATTCTGCATCGGTTAGGGCTAAGCTATACGAAACCGACCTATACACTAGCCAATGCCGATGAAGAGAAACAAAAAGAATTCGTCGAAATCACCTTCCCTGAAGTA AAAAAACTGGTAGATGGGAACATCGCCCATGTCCTCTTTCAAGATGAGTCGATGATTCGTGATTACCAAGCGATTCAAAAAACATGGTTTGTCAAAGGAAAACAACGAATCATTCCGACGTTTGGAAAACATCAAGGGCTGAAGCTGATTGGCACGTTGAACTACGAAACAGGGGAAGTGTTTTGCATCGAAGAAGAACGCTATGACGCGGAAACATTTCTTCGATTTCTTCAACTTGTGTTAGAACGCTATCCCACAGGCAAAATAGTGATGATTTTAGATAACGCTCGAATTCACCATGCCAAACTCATTCAGCCATTTTTAAAAGAACACGAAGATCGGTTAGAGCTCGTCTTTTTGCCACCATACAGTCCGCAATTGAACTTGATTGAAGGGCTATGGAAATGGCTGAAATCAGACGTGATTTACAACGTGTTCTATTCGAGTGTGCAAGAAATTAGAAAGAATGTCCAAGCCTTTATTCAGCGAATCAACCAGAAACCAGAACAAACGATCGATCGTTTGTGTGTTCAGTTGTAA